Proteins co-encoded in one Deinococcota bacterium genomic window:
- a CDS encoding aminotransferase class V-fold PLP-dependent enzyme has protein sequence MKPVLLLTPGPTPLHPRALAALTWPMRGHMDPEVFAYNDRIVADLHALYKTAPGAFTSLLSGTGSLGMEAGFANLLEPGDSVLVLSNGVFGERMVEMAARLGARVHPLRFPSAAPVELEAVREAALRLRPKLIALVHGETSTGVLNPVAEVAEVAREVDALLSVDAVTTVGMLPFEMAGWGVDYAYTGSQKCLSAPPGVAPVAFSARALATIRARRSAVSTWYNDALGMLEYWQPEGSGRKYHHTVPVQLHWAMGEALRAALEEGVAARTARAALVGRAVLAALASAGFAAYVPAAYRLPTVLAVTLPRGLDDARVRHSLRHDHLISVTGGLGATAGKLWRLGLMGEAARAEHYLVLMEALAELLGARELPAVFEAALGRPAVAAAAAD, from the coding sequence GTGAAGCCGGTGCTCCTGCTCACCCCGGGGCCGACGCCCCTGCACCCGCGGGCGCTGGCGGCGCTCACCTGGCCCATGCGCGGCCACATGGACCCCGAGGTCTTCGCCTACAACGACCGCATCGTCGCCGACCTGCACGCGCTCTACAAGACCGCGCCGGGCGCCTTTACCAGCCTGCTCTCGGGCACGGGCTCGCTCGGCATGGAGGCGGGCTTCGCCAACCTGCTCGAGCCGGGCGACAGTGTGCTCGTCCTCAGCAACGGCGTCTTTGGCGAGCGCATGGTCGAGATGGCCGCGCGGCTCGGCGCCCGCGTTCACCCGCTCCGCTTTCCGAGTGCTGCGCCCGTCGAACTCGAGGCGGTGCGCGAGGCCGCCCTGCGCCTGCGCCCTAAGCTGATCGCGCTCGTCCACGGCGAGACCAGCACCGGCGTCCTCAACCCCGTCGCCGAGGTCGCCGAGGTCGCCCGCGAGGTGGACGCGCTTCTCTCCGTCGACGCGGTGACGACGGTCGGCATGCTCCCCTTCGAGATGGCCGGCTGGGGCGTGGACTACGCTTACACGGGCTCGCAGAAGTGCCTGTCGGCGCCGCCGGGGGTGGCGCCGGTCGCCTTTAGCGCCCGCGCGCTGGCGACGATCCGGGCTCGCCGCAGCGCCGTCAGCACCTGGTACAACGACGCCTTGGGCATGCTCGAGTACTGGCAGCCGGAAGGGAGCGGCCGCAAGTATCACCACACCGTGCCCGTCCAGCTCCACTGGGCCATGGGCGAGGCCCTGCGGGCGGCGCTCGAGGAGGGCGTGGCGGCGCGGACGGCGCGCGCCGCCCTCGTGGGCCGGGCCGTCCTGGCAGCGTTAGCGAGCGCCGGCTTCGCCGCTTACGTGCCCGCAGCTTACCGCCTGCCCACCGTCTTAGCGGTCACCCTGCCGAGGGGGCTCGACGACGCGCGGGTCCGCCACAGCCTGCGCCACGACCACCTCATCAGCGTGACGGGCGGGCTGGGCGCGACGGCGGGCAAGCTCTGGCGCCTCGGCCTGATGGGCGAGGCGGCCCGCGCCGAGCATTATCTGGTGCTCATGGAGGCGCTGGCCGAGCTGCTCGGCGCGCGCGAGCTGCCGGCGGTCTTCGAGGCCGCCCTCGGCCGTCCGGCTGTCGCCGCGGCCGCGGCCGATTAG
- a CDS encoding DMT family transporter, with protein sequence MTLFALGLILAAAVVHASWNLLAKRVGGGAGFVWLIAALASALYAPPVLVLVVVQRPALGPLELLFIAGTALLHLAYFVSLQRGYRFGDLSLVYPLARGTGPLLATVGAILLFAERPTPLALFGTGLIVLSVFVLAGGVRVLRNTTPDARQALSYGLLTGLFIAAYTLWDKHAVSALLIPPLLYDWAANLGRALLLTPLAWRRRGEVGALWRRHRLEVIAVAALSPLSYLLVLTAMVATPVSYVAPAREVSILIGAALGARFLAEGDVRRRLLAASGMVVGVIALALG encoded by the coding sequence ATGACCCTCTTTGCCCTGGGCCTCATCCTGGCAGCGGCCGTCGTCCACGCGAGTTGGAACCTGCTCGCCAAGCGCGTCGGTGGCGGTGCCGGCTTTGTCTGGCTCATCGCTGCGCTGGCTAGTGCGCTCTACGCCCCGCCTGTCCTCGTCCTCGTCGTTGTGCAAAGGCCCGCGCTGGGCCCGCTCGAGCTGCTCTTCATCGCCGGCACCGCCCTCTTGCACCTCGCTTACTTCGTCAGCCTGCAACGGGGCTACCGCTTCGGCGACCTGTCGCTCGTCTACCCCCTGGCGCGCGGCACCGGGCCGCTGCTCGCCACCGTAGGGGCGATTCTGCTCTTTGCGGAGAGGCCGACGCCGCTGGCGCTCTTCGGCACCGGGCTCATCGTGCTGAGCGTCTTCGTCTTGGCCGGAGGCGTGCGCGTTCTGCGCAACACCACGCCGGACGCCCGCCAGGCCCTCAGCTACGGCCTGCTCACCGGCCTCTTCATCGCCGCCTATACGCTTTGGGACAAGCACGCCGTGAGCGCCCTGCTGATCCCGCCGCTGCTCTACGACTGGGCGGCCAACCTGGGCCGCGCGCTGCTGCTCACCCCGCTGGCCTGGCGCCGCCGGGGCGAGGTCGGAGCGCTGTGGCGGCGTCACCGCCTCGAGGTCATCGCCGTCGCCGCCTTGAGCCCGCTCTCCTACCTGCTGGTGCTCACGGCGATGGTCGCCACCCCGGTGAGCTACGTCGCCCCCGCCCGCGAAGTTAGCATCCTGATCGGCGCGGCGCTGGGCGCGCGGTTCTTGGCGGAGGGCGACGTCAGGCGCCGTCTCCTCGCCGCCAGCGGGATGGTCGTGGGCGTCATCGCCCTGGCGCTGGGTTGA
- the rplQ gene encoding 50S ribosomal protein L17, translating to MRHQKSGRKLNRHSSHRTALARNQATQLLRYGRIETTLTKAKNLRPYVEKLITTAKGGDLHARRLVGREIHDQAVVRRLMDDIAPSFAARSGGYTRIYRLEARRGDAVQTALIELVGFDDA from the coding sequence ATGAGACACCAAAAGAGCGGACGCAAGCTCAACCGTCACAGCAGCCACCGCACCGCCTTGGCCCGCAACCAGGCGACCCAGCTCCTGCGCTACGGCCGCATCGAAACCACCCTGACCAAGGCCAAGAACCTCAGGCCCTACGTCGAAAAGCTCATCACCACCGCCAAGGGCGGCGACCTTCACGCGAGGCGCCTCGTCGGCCGCGAGATCCACGATCAAGCCGTGGTTCGCAGGCTCATGGACGACATCGCTCCGAGCTTCGCCGCGAGGAGCGGCGGCTACACCCGCATCTACCGGCTCGAGGCCCGCCGCGGCGACGCTGTCCAGACCGCGCTGATCGAGCTCGTCGGCTTTGACGACGCCTAA